Proteins encoded together in one Deltaproteobacteria bacterium window:
- a CDS encoding heavy metal-responsive transcriptional regulator: MEKRLTIGETARRAGVNLQTIRYYERKGLLLPAGRTASGYRLYDEDALKRLLFIRHAKELGFTLEEIRGLMELRVGSGTACGKVRERAGAKLASVERKIEALKTIRRILRELIDACGKRRPTEECPILKAIEERDLKAEKEKKR; the protein is encoded by the coding sequence ATGGAGAAGAGACTCACCATAGGGGAGACGGCCCGACGGGCCGGGGTCAACCTTCAGACCATCCGTTATTACGAGAGAAAGGGGCTCTTGTTGCCCGCCGGCAGGACGGCCTCGGGATACCGCCTCTATGACGAGGACGCATTGAAGAGGCTTCTCTTCATACGCCATGCAAAGGAACTCGGTTTCACTCTCGAGGAGATAAGGGGGCTCATGGAGCTTCGGGTCGGGTCGGGCACGGCGTGCGGGAAGGTGAGAGAGAGGGCCGGCGCCAAGCTCGCCTCGGTGGAGCGGAAGATCGAGGCGCTCAAGACGATTAGGCGGATACTCCGCGAGCTCATCGACGCCTGCGGCAAGCGCCGTCCCACCGAGGAGTGCCCCATCCTGAAGGCCATAGAAGAGCGCGACCTGAAGGCGGAGAAGGAGAAGAAAAGGTGA
- a CDS encoding mercuric transport protein, producing the protein MKRRLLSIGGMATALLASACCLGPALFLAFGITGLGFLSGLEPLRPYMLGLTFVFVAAAWHYAYGKGSGCGPGGSCEPRARRINRLLFWILAGFALFGLAFPYAAAWLVS; encoded by the coding sequence GTGAAGCGCAGACTGCTGTCCATAGGCGGCATGGCGACGGCGCTCCTTGCGTCGGCCTGCTGCCTGGGCCCCGCCCTCTTCCTGGCCTTCGGCATAACGGGCCTCGGATTCCTCTCCGGCCTGGAGCCGCTGAGACCCTATATGCTCGGCCTCACATTCGTCTTCGTGGCCGCCGCCTGGCACTACGCCTACGGCAAGGGCTCCGGCTGCGGTCCCGGCGGCTCGTGCGAGCCGCGCGCAAGGAGGATAAACCGCCTTCTGTTCTGGATACTCGCCGGTTTTGCGCTCTTCGGCCTCGCCTTCCCCTACGCGGCGGCGTGGCTTGTGAGCTGA
- a CDS encoding copper chaperone codes for MKTLSIVAAALVLALVTVQASAAGRPETVTLKVEGMNCGLCAPAVRKALSGVKGVRSAEVSFESKEARVEYDAGETTVDELIRAVAGVGFTASVAGGRGDGGR; via the coding sequence ATGAAGACCCTCTCCATCGTGGCGGCGGCGCTGGTGCTCGCCCTCGTTACAGTGCAGGCGTCCGCCGCCGGCCGCCCGGAGACCGTCACGCTGAAGGTCGAGGGCATGAACTGCGGCCTCTGCGCCCCGGCCGTGAGAAAGGCGCTCTCCGGGGTGAAGGGCGTGAGGAGCGCCGAGGTGAGCTTCGAGAGCAAGGAGGCCCGCGTCGAGTACGACGCGGGAGAGACGACGGTGGACGAGCTTATAAGGGCCGTCGCCGGCGTGGGCTTCACGGCGAGCGTGGCCGGGGGAAGAGGAGACGGCGGGCGATGA
- a CDS encoding MerC family mercury resistance protein — translation MSRGIWNYAGSVGSLAVGKFCPACYPLAAWVLTALGLGFMVETAVMKAVLLFFLAFGLLGLLRSGRTHGDKRPLIVAVPSAALLYAGRYVRPDETLLYAGIAGLAIAVVMDIRSARAAPPCAGCGESAPPPQGAKTHNEEEVKKMTAAKRKVEVFTAGCPLCDETVRLVRELACGDCEVTVYDLSQGCRSGECLDRARGYGITRVPSVVVDGRLAECCAGGAVTAEALKAAGVGAAP, via the coding sequence GTGAGCAGGGGGATATGGAACTATGCCGGCAGCGTCGGCTCGCTGGCCGTCGGAAAGTTCTGTCCGGCCTGCTATCCCCTCGCGGCATGGGTTCTCACGGCCCTGGGGCTCGGCTTCATGGTCGAGACGGCGGTGATGAAGGCGGTGCTCCTCTTCTTCCTCGCCTTCGGGCTCCTTGGACTTCTGCGCTCGGGACGGACCCACGGCGACAAGCGTCCCCTCATTGTCGCCGTGCCGTCGGCTGCGCTGCTTTACGCCGGCAGGTATGTGAGGCCCGACGAAACGCTCCTGTACGCCGGGATCGCCGGGCTTGCAATCGCCGTGGTCATGGACATCAGGTCCGCAAGGGCCGCGCCCCCGTGCGCAGGCTGCGGGGAATCCGCCCCGCCCCCGCAGGGGGCAAAAACCCATAACGAAGAGGAGGTGAAGAAGATGACAGCCGCAAAGAGAAAGGTGGAGGTCTTTACCGCGGGATGTCCGCTCTGCGACGAGACGGTAAGGCTCGTCAGGGAGCTTGCCTGCGGCGACTGCGAGGTCACCGTCTACGACCTGAGCCAGGGGTGCCGGTCGGGAGAATGTCTCGACAGGGCCAGGGGCTACGGCATAACGCGGGTCCCGTCGGTCGTCGTGGACGGACGGCTCGCCGAGTGTTGTGCGGGCGGGGCCGTCACGGCCGAAGCCCTGAAGGCCGCGGGCGTAGGGGCGGCCCCTTAG
- a CDS encoding HlyC/CorC family transporter, which yields MSSADGLLIEAALIFLLILLNGFFSGSEIAFISSKRSVINKLSKEGNRSAKIVSQMKSSPDRFLATIQVGVTLVGTLASVVGGVVATEHLKPFLLSLPFAPVQQWAELISVGVVVVVISYTLLVLGELVPKSIALRHAERIACFAARPIELFTAAASVAVKILTVSTSFVVRLLGVKGDEKHMFITEEDIRYYIKEGRDKGILEETEADLLHGVFEFADTTVREIMVPKPKLKGIEVSTPPEQVLHFMAETGYSRYPVYRETLEQIVGVLFNKDVFSRLEAGKPIVLSELMRPPYFVPNTVMISRLLREMQRRKVHMAIVLDEHGDVDGLVTIEDILEEIVGEIEDEYETNKNGIVEKLKDGSLIIDASASLRELENYGFRIEESDDYNTLAGFMLSRLQRIPRGGEFVVYRDHRFTVVDVEENRIRKVKAEALASRQVRPGAGGG from the coding sequence GTGTCGTCTGCCGACGGCCTATTGATCGAGGCCGCCCTAATCTTTCTTCTCATACTCCTCAACGGGTTCTTCTCGGGCTCCGAGATAGCTTTCATATCCTCGAAGAGGAGCGTAATAAACAAGCTCTCCAAGGAAGGCAACCGCTCGGCGAAGATCGTCTCCCAGATGAAGAGCTCCCCCGACCGCTTCCTTGCGACCATCCAGGTGGGCGTTACGCTGGTGGGCACGCTCGCCTCGGTCGTCGGCGGCGTCGTGGCCACGGAGCACCTCAAGCCCTTCCTGCTCTCCCTCCCGTTCGCCCCCGTGCAGCAGTGGGCCGAGCTCATCTCGGTGGGGGTCGTCGTCGTGGTCATCTCCTATACGCTGCTCGTGCTCGGCGAGCTCGTGCCCAAGTCCATCGCCCTGCGACATGCGGAACGCATAGCCTGCTTCGCGGCCAGGCCCATCGAGCTCTTCACGGCCGCGGCCTCCGTGGCCGTGAAGATACTCACCGTCTCGACATCCTTCGTCGTGAGGCTGCTCGGCGTCAAGGGCGACGAAAAGCACATGTTCATCACCGAAGAGGACATACGCTACTACATAAAGGAGGGGCGGGACAAGGGGATACTCGAGGAGACGGAGGCGGACCTCCTCCACGGCGTCTTCGAGTTCGCCGACACCACGGTGCGCGAGATAATGGTCCCCAAGCCCAAGCTCAAGGGCATAGAGGTGAGCACGCCCCCGGAGCAGGTCCTTCACTTCATGGCCGAGACGGGCTACTCGCGCTACCCCGTCTACAGGGAGACGCTCGAGCAGATCGTCGGCGTGCTCTTCAACAAGGACGTCTTCAGCCGCCTCGAGGCGGGAAAGCCCATAGTACTGAGCGAGCTCATGAGGCCGCCGTACTTCGTCCCCAACACGGTGATGATAAGCAGGCTGCTTCGGGAGATGCAGCGGCGCAAGGTGCACATGGCCATCGTCCTCGACGAGCACGGCGACGTCGACGGCCTTGTCACCATCGAGGACATACTCGAGGAGATAGTGGGCGAGATCGAGGACGAGTACGAGACCAACAAGAACGGTATCGTCGAGAAGCTCAAGGACGGCTCGCTCATCATCGACGCCTCGGCCTCGCTGCGCGAGCTCGAAAACTACGGATTCCGGATCGAGGAGTCCGATGACTACAACACCCTCGCGGGCTTCATGCTATCGCGCCTGCAGCGCATCCCCAGGGGCGGCGAGTTCGTCGTCTACAGGGACCACCGCTTCACCGTCGTCGACGTGGAAGAGAACAGGATAAGGAAGGTGAAGGCCGAAGCGCTGGCCTCCAGGCAGGTAAGGCCCGGTGCAGGCGGGGGCTGA
- a CDS encoding phosphopyruvate hydratase has translation MTTIVEIVAREILDSRGNPTIEVEVILEGGYIGRAAVPSGASTGRFEAVELRDGDKKRYLGKGVLRAVENVEKKIAPALIGCDATEQVRIDSKLIELDGTENKKNLGANAMLGVSLAVAKAAADASMTPLYKYIGGSNAKVLPVPMMNIINGGAHADNGLDIQEFMVVPAGASTFRDALRAGVEVFQHLKSILRDKGMATSVGDEGGFAPRIDSNRKALDVILEAVEAAGYKAGSDVFLALDCAASELFGDGSYTMEGRTLSSAGMVDYLAELAADYPIVSIEDGVDEDDWEGWKLLTGKLGGKCQLVGDDLFVTSVKRLEKGIAEGVANSILIKVNQIGTLTETLDAIERAKCAGYTSVISHRSGETEDATIADISVAVNAGQIKTGSASRTDRTAKYNQLLRIEEELGDAAVFAGAAVFSRR, from the coding sequence ATGACTACAATAGTTGAGATCGTTGCAAGGGAGATACTCGATTCGAGGGGGAATCCCACCATCGAGGTGGAGGTCATACTCGAGGGCGGCTACATAGGGAGGGCCGCCGTGCCGTCGGGGGCCTCGACGGGGCGCTTCGAGGCCGTGGAGCTGCGTGACGGCGACAAGAAGCGCTATCTCGGCAAGGGCGTGCTCAGGGCCGTGGAGAACGTGGAGAAGAAGATAGCTCCCGCGCTCATCGGTTGCGACGCCACGGAGCAGGTCAGGATAGACAGCAAGCTCATCGAGCTCGACGGCACCGAGAACAAGAAGAACCTCGGCGCCAACGCCATGCTGGGGGTCTCGCTCGCCGTGGCGAAGGCCGCCGCCGACGCCTCGATGACGCCGCTCTACAAGTACATAGGCGGCTCCAACGCCAAGGTGCTGCCCGTGCCCATGATGAACATCATAAACGGCGGCGCCCACGCGGACAACGGTCTCGATATCCAGGAGTTCATGGTCGTCCCCGCCGGGGCGTCGACCTTCCGCGACGCCCTGCGCGCAGGCGTTGAGGTCTTCCAGCACCTCAAGTCGATCCTCAGGGACAAGGGCATGGCCACGTCGGTCGGCGACGAGGGGGGCTTCGCCCCGCGGATCGACTCCAACCGCAAGGCCCTGGACGTCATCCTGGAGGCCGTCGAGGCCGCCGGCTACAAGGCCGGCTCCGACGTCTTCCTCGCCCTGGACTGCGCCGCCAGCGAGCTCTTCGGCGACGGCTCCTACACCATGGAGGGCAGGACCCTCTCCAGCGCCGGGATGGTCGACTACCTCGCCGAGCTGGCGGCCGACTACCCCATCGTCTCCATCGAGGACGGCGTCGACGAGGATGACTGGGAGGGCTGGAAGCTTCTCACCGGGAAGCTCGGCGGCAAGTGCCAGCTCGTGGGCGACGACCTCTTCGTCACCAGCGTGAAGAGGCTCGAGAAGGGCATAGCCGAGGGGGTGGCCAACTCCATACTCATAAAGGTGAACCAGATAGGCACGCTCACCGAGACGCTCGACGCCATAGAGAGGGCCAAGTGCGCCGGATACACGAGCGTCATCTCCCACCGCAGCGGCGAGACCGAGGACGCCACCATAGCGGACATAAGCGTCGCCGTCAACGCGGGCCAGATAAAGACGGGCTCGGCGTCGCGCACCGACCGCACGGCCAAGTACAACCAGCTCCTCCGTATAGAAGAGGAGCTCGGCGACGCGGCGGTCTTCGCCGGGGCGGCGGTCTTCAGCCGCCGGTAG
- the pncA gene encoding bifunctional nicotinamidase/pyrazinamidase, with protein sequence MGAALVIVDVQNDFCPGGALAVPGGDEVVEVLNDYIERFTAAGLPVIASRDAHPPRTRHFNTDGGPWPPHCVEGTEGARFHRGLRLPAHAVVVTKGSDPDSDDYSVFQARGGDGRSFERILRDLSVDRLYVGGLATDYCVKATVLDALERGFDVTLLTDAVRGVDVEPGDSERALAQMKRKGADTVTLSALSL encoded by the coding sequence ATGGGAGCTGCGCTTGTGATAGTGGACGTGCAGAACGACTTCTGTCCCGGCGGGGCCCTGGCCGTGCCGGGCGGCGACGAGGTGGTGGAGGTGCTCAACGACTATATCGAGCGCTTCACCGCGGCCGGACTGCCGGTGATAGCCTCGCGCGACGCCCATCCGCCGCGCACGAGGCACTTCAACACCGACGGCGGTCCCTGGCCGCCCCACTGCGTGGAGGGCACCGAGGGCGCCCGTTTCCACCGGGGGCTCAGGCTCCCCGCCCACGCGGTGGTCGTCACCAAGGGCTCCGACCCCGACAGCGACGACTACTCGGTCTTCCAGGCGAGGGGAGGGGACGGCAGGTCCTTTGAGCGCATACTGCGCGATCTCTCGGTGGACCGCCTCTACGTGGGCGGACTGGCCACCGACTACTGCGTCAAGGCGACGGTGCTCGACGCCCTGGAGCGGGGATTTGACGTGACGCTGCTGACGGACGCGGTGCGCGGCGTCGACGTCGAGCCGGGCGATTCGGAGCGGGCCCTGGCGCAGATGAAGCGCAAGGGCGCCGACACCGTCACCCTCTCGGCCCTCTCCCTGTAG